In one window of Nicotiana tabacum cultivar K326 chromosome 12, ASM71507v2, whole genome shotgun sequence DNA:
- the LOC142167127 gene encoding uncharacterized protein LOC142167127, translating into MKVGSLVLESVLIVKEVSDVFSDDLPGIPPNMEIEFGIDTLPGTQPISIPPYRMAPSELNELKKQLQDLLDKEQVKAKQFDDPSLIKIKEGVLIGKIKNFALDENDGQDERTIQTLEDMLRERVLDFKENWDDHLPLIGFAYNNSYQERLKIAQSRQKSYTDIRHRDIDFKVGDYVFLKVSPMKGIMRFGRKGKLSPRYIGLYPILERIGLVAYRLALPPELSSVHIIFYVSMLKKYFHDPSHVIDRQNIEFDDTLSYEEVPVAIIDRQVRKLRTKDVASVKVIWSNHSAEEATWEPEETMQEKYPYLFEISGT; encoded by the exons ATGAAAGTTGGCTCCCTAGTACTTGAATCAGTACTGATTGTGAAAGAGGTTTCAGACGTGTTCTCGGATGATCTCCCAGGGATACCCCCAAATATGGAGATTGAGTTTGGCATAGACACATtgccaggaactcaaccaatctCGATTCCTCCTTACAGAATGGCTCCATCTGAGCTAAATGAACTTAAGAAGCAGTTGCAAGACCTCTTAGATAAAG AGCAAGTTAAAGCCAAACAATTTGATGACCCTAGCTTGATTAAGATCAAGGAAGGTGTCCTCATTGGCAAGATTAAGAATTTTGCACTTGATGAGAATG aTGGGCAGGACGAGAGGACAATTCAAACTTTAGAAGATATGTTACGAGAACGTGTTCTCGATTTTAAAGAaaactgggatgatcatctgccttTGATTGGGTtcgcatataataacagttatcaa GAACGACTTAAAATAGCTCAAAGCCGACAAAAGTCATACACGGATATAAGACACCGCGATATTGATTTCAAAGTGGGTGACTATGTATTTTTAAAGGTGTCTCCAATGAAGGGCATCATGAGGTTTGGTAGAAAAGGGAAGCTTAGCCCGAGATATATAGGACTTTATCCGATTCTTGAAAGGATTGGGCTTGTAGCGTATCGTCTAGCTTTACCTCCAGAGTTATCGTCAGTGCATATAATTTTTTATGTGTCCATGCTGAAAAAGTACTTTCACGACCCGAGTCATGTAATTGATAGGCAGAACATAGAGTTTGATGATactctgtcatatgaggaggttCCTGTAGCTATAATAGACAGGCAGGTTCGTAAACTTCGAACCAAAGATGTTGCTTCGGTAAAAGTAATATGGAGCAACCATTCAGCTGAGGAAGCTACGTGGGAGCCAGAGGAAACCATGCAGGAAAAGTATCCCTATTTGTTCGAGATTTCAGGTACATAA